The Carassius auratus strain Wakin chromosome 21, ASM336829v1, whole genome shotgun sequence sequence CAGGGTGCCCTTGTACAGAGGGTTACCTGCGAGCACACGTTGATTCATCATGCGTGTCCTCACCACATCCACTGGGTTGGAGGCCAAAGCACCTGCCAGACCACACGTGAAGCTAGAGCTAAATAAACAGAAGAAACAACATGGATCACGTTCTTCATTAAAGTCAAAGTTTGGGcatcataaataaattacaaacctgattccaaaaaagtcgagacactgtataaattgtgagtaaaaaaggaatgaaataatttacaaatctcataaacttattttattcacaatagaatatagataacgtatcaaatgttgaaagtgagacattttgaaatgtcatggaaaatattgactcattttggatttcatgagagctacacattccaaaaaagttgggaccagtagcaataagaggccgggaaagttaaatgtacatataaggaacagctggaggaccaatttgcaacttattaggtcaattggcaacatgattgggtataaaaagagcctctcagagtggcagtgtctctcagaagtcaagatgggcagaggatcaccaattcccccaacgCTTCACCGAaatatagtggagcaatatcagaaaggagtttctcagagaaaaattgcaaagagattgaagttatcatcatctacagtgcataatatcatccaaagattcagagaatctggaacaatctctgtgcttaagggtcaaggccggaaaaccatgcTAGATGCACGGGATCTTTGGGCCCTTatacagcactgcatcacatacaggaatgctacagtaatggaaatcacaacatgggctcaggaatacttccagaaaacattgttggtgaacacaatccaccgtgccattcaccgttgccggctaaaactctataggtcaaaaaagacgccatttaaaatggactgtggcaaagtggaaaactgggatgccatgtcatctggactaaagaggacaaggacaacccaagatgttatcagcgctcagttcagaatactgcatctctgatggtatggggttgcatgagtgcatgtggcatgggcagcttacacatctggaaaggcaccatcaacgCTGAAAGGAATagccaagttctagaacaacatatcctcccatccagacatcgtctctttaagggaaccttgcattttccaacatgacaataccAGACCACATACTaaatcaattacaacatcatggctgcgtagaagaaggatccaggtactgaaatggccagcctgcagtccagatctttcatccatagaaaacatttggcacatcataaagaggaagatgcgacaaagaagacctaagacagttgagcaactagaagcctgtattagacaagaatgggacaacattcctattcctaaacttgagaaacttgtctcctcagtctccaaatgtttgcagactgttataaaaagaagaggggatgccacacagtggtaaacatggccttgtcccaacttttttgagatgtgttgatgccatgaaattttaaatcaacttatttttcccttaaaattatacattttctcagtttaaacatttgatatgtcatctatgttgtatactgaataaaatatttaatttggaaatttccacatcattgcattcagtttttattcacaatttgtacagtgtcccaacttttttggaatcgggtttgtacatttTGAATTGACACAGCAAGTACTGGTAGAGATACTCACATAAAATGAGTTAACACAGTGTCTCCCATGAGGCCTGATCCAATCAAATGCTTCTTGGTGATGTCATAAACTGGCAGCTCTACACCCACCACGATGGCCGCCCTCTGTGCAGTAGGAATTACACcctgaaaacaatgaaaacatcaCAGTTTTAAAGCAAAACCTATAACTGTGTCACATTTAAAAAGCTGGAATGCTACTAATTCAAACAACCGATGGCCACACATTTTAAAATCTCACCCCCAATGTGAAAGATGAGAAAGCACTTACCCTCCACAGGCCTCGCGTGCCTTCTGTCTGATAAATGTTGATGAAATTAGACATCATGCTTCCCTGTAACAGACTGCCTTGAGCCTGCATCCGAATCTGAAAAGGCAGAGGGAAATAACAggacataagaaaaaaaaaaaaaaaagtgtgattattGTTGTAAAAACTAAAAGTGAAGTTAAAGATAAGGCCAAAATCATTTTTAACACAAGTATGCACATAGAGCCACGAGCATGCATACTTAAGCTTGGTCATTAACTACTTACTACCCAAAATGTGTTGGCATGCAAATGGCCAAATGCTGCGGCTGAGTTTGTGTACTTCCATAACGTATGTTTATGTCTAATATAACTTCATATAAAGTACCAGACTATACATTGGTCATTTCTGCAGCATTCTGTGCCAGTGGTAGATGTGAAAGTAAGGGCTGGCTAATTACAACATAAAGTGCATTAGAGTAATCTAGTttggttaaaataaatgaatgcatgacAGTCTCCAAATAATTAAAAGGAAGCAATTTTTCAGCTTGCAAAGTTACATTAACTGCAGAGAGCTGGTTCTCACTACAGAATTAACttgtttgtaaaattttaattcataatcaaaataactaattttatGTAAGAATTATCTTAGCCATGAGTAACCCTGCTTTCTAGATAATTACGCAACTGCTAAAACCTAATggatatatataatgtaaataacctAAAAGCATTAATAATCtcaaaccagaaaaaaaacacagtattgctttataagtactatgcacagtaatattaaaacatttgggGTTATTTATGCCAACATTTGTATTGATTGGTTTTAAAGGAGATGTTGATTTGATTTTACTTACCTTAAGCACATCAGTTGGATTTGCCAAAGAGGATGACAAAACTCCAGACACAACACCACAAAACACATTAATCACCATAgtctcatctgaaaaaaaaagataagataagAGCAGCCATTATATTCAGATAGTCTTTCAATAAACGtcataaaaaaaatccacagaacaaaaaaaagaaaaaaaagaaccctaatataaaaaaaaaagagttcagcAGGAAAAAGATAGACAAGCAATAATCAAATCACTAAttcaaaaactaatttaaaaatcaCTCAAAAGCCCTATTTTTAAGGTCTTATTTTAAGATGTGGCACCCAGCCTTTATTGAGCAAGGCACACAAAAGAGAGATGAATGAGATTAGAGTTCAGTGTGATGATGATGACAGGATAAAAAAACGCCTATATCAAAATAAGCATTTGACACAAAGTGCCAAAATCCTTGGAAAAGCATGCAGAGTGAAAGCTACAGAAATTTGCCAGAAGAGCCTAAATACGgcctgttgattcagttcaataaAAAGCTACTGTCAGCCTAGCTGTGGCTATTCTTCGATTCAAGTAATACAGATAATGTTTGCAAAGAGGAGAAGATTTTGTACCATGTCAGATGGAAATCGGCTGGCGCCAGCACCAGATAAGGTAATGCTAGAGACGTGTCTGTCTGCCGCTTCAGCACCTTTTGTTTGGACCGCACATTAGTGATGGTGGTTACACCTTGTTCTGTAGTTCAGTATTGGTAGAGCGGATGTTTGTGGCATAATGGTGGATTCAATACcaaatttatttctcaaaaaaagaaagaaaaatccttAAAAACCTGCTATGGAAATCTTTTGTATAGAGCAGGTTATTCAGCAAAGTCTTGATCGTGTTAATTTAGATGTTTTAGAAATGTGCATATTAAATATGATGTGTTACTTTTTCAATCTCAATGTTAGGTAGCTAATTCAAATGCATTCTTACACGTGGCTGATCTGAAATGTGTTCAAATGCAACTCTTAACAATTACTTACTCATATCCACACAAACATTACTCATTGGCAACGAAATGAATGCTGGACTAAAGCTCAACATTGATTTGGGTAGAGTCTGTTAACAGGATTGCTACTGTAATCTAATCTATGTATACTTATAGAAATGTGCTCTCTTCTGACATACGTTTTGCCTCTTTGGGCAGCTCATTAGATATTGGAATAAAGCAATTGTGACCGGATGTGTGTGACATATTATTCTCACGCTGTCTGAAATGTTAGTGACTATCGTGTATCATTCAACACATTTAAGTCATAGATAATTCTCTGGAGACAACTCAGTCCTTGCCAAGTGGCAACCATGATGTAGTATTCTCATAATGCAATGTTGTATGGAAACGTTCTTGTACAACATCTACAGTATTGAAGGATTGATCCCGTGAACCCACCTTCTGGACGACTAACAAacagtttcttcagtgtgttgTATGTACCGATCTTGATCGTCCCGTAGGAAGCTTGTCGGAGGAGTGCAGGGGAAATTCTGTGAATGAAAAGCACACAACTTCAAGGTCAATGCTTTATTTCCATACTGGGGTTAATGGAAATCTAAACAGATTAGTGTTTAAATGACAGTCGAAAATACATCACAAGACCGTGCAATGACTAACAAGCACATAATGTCGGGATTAACATAGAGCTTGAATGATTGGCCACTGCTGTTTTTCAGAATAATCTAAATAGAGAACAGCATCAATATTGTCATTGTTAGGGTTACAAAACAATGAAGATTGCACATCAAACATTTGTCAAATGGTTTTGTTTCGTTTATCCCATTCACAAAGCAATGCTGAGAAGACAAAAACAACATCATGCTAAGCATATGCAAAGTTTTGTGCAAAGAGGTTAAtttgcaggattttttttaaaggaaatatattttctagacAACTATTGCATCGTCCCacttcataattatgatttagacaaatattatttttattcaataacgTAATGACAATAACAAAGTGTCATGATCAGTGGTGGATGAAGTACACCAGCGATCTCCAACCAGCACTCCTGCCTGTAAGAATCAAGTAACCCTGAAGATCAAACAATCCTGAATCTGGAAGTCACCCTGGAGACTTAGCTCTGACCCAGTCATTAAATCAGTGGGGTTTTGACTCAGGAACAGTTGAGACTGATGAGCCCCATTCACAAAAACATCATCCTGTGAGATTTGAAAGCCCACTGAATAGTGCATGAACCAGATGACAGATTTATTGCAAGACAAGTGAAAGAAATtagtgattaatcacatccaaaataaaagttttgtttacataatgtgtgtacggtgtatatatatatatatatatatatatagacagagagagagagagagagagagagtatttatatgtatttactgtgtgtttaatattaaaaagaaatcttaaatatatacacatgtatgtatttatatagacacaacataataaatatatacagtacacacattatgtcaacaaaaacatttattttggatgcaattaatcatgattaattgtttgacagaactagaaaaaaaaaaagtttaaatgctaACAAAATTTCTATGAATAATGAATGCATAGACCTAAAATTATAGGATATGACAGAAACTGTAAGCTTCtggccagaaaaaaaagaaaagaaaagcacattaatatttgaaatcaaaatgcTCAGTGACACATTGACAACACGAATAAGCAAAACTCGAATGACATCAGTCTGCTCATGCCGAAGCAGTGGGCCAGTTTCACTCGACTCAGCTCCTCTACAGACCCGTGCAGACCATGTGAATTAAATATCATCTATATTTAAGCTATCAGCTATATTTAAACCACTAAACCAATGCATGGTTTGTAAATATGCCTTTAAAAGGGCACACAATAAAAAATCTTCAGAAACACCACAATACTGatactgaagtaaaacaaaaatgctCCACCACAACTGAAGCATTTGGAATCATCCAGAATACTCAAATAATCTGCACTCACCCAGAGTACCATGCCCGGATGCCTTCTTCACGACCAATCCTGAACAAAGCGTGGAACATGCCCCGATATCGGACCTCCATACAGTGGGTCTGCCCTTGAACCTGGAGCCGTGTTTTTGTGAGATCAATTGGAAACGTACCTGCAAGATTTAATTATCAATGGTGATTTAATAATCAAATctataaatgctttatattatGCATACTAGTTATTTATCTATTATCAGCTTCATCTGTGAATGTATATTGTCACGCTTATCTTTCTTCTAATGTCCCACCTCAGACTCGTTCGGTTTAATTATACACTGTCGTGGGGAATGTTGTTTTTCATGCTCTGCAATGTTGTTTTTAACAAGAGTCTTCTTGCATTAACAATCAAGGCTTATTTCACAGTCAATTATTGTggccaaaaaaaaagtaattgtgctTCTAAAGAAAATACTGTAcaagtactgtaaaatatatatgataGTATATTTCAATAAAGCaactaatagtaataataaacagtTGTAACAATgatttaacaaataattataatatttacttttacGTGTGTCAAAGTAGAAACACGTTTCAATATATCACTTATTGGACatgtaagcaaaaaaaaatttaaataaataaataaatattaacaaaaatatgaatattctcTCTCAAatattaacatgtaatatttgtaaCACTCCATTTGAGAGCTTAACATGTGTTGAGACATGCTCTATGCAACAATTAATGATCAAAGAGCTCTGtaacagatgatgatgatgatgatgtaaaaACAGCAGGTGCACAGACTCACCGAATTCTGCGACAATTGAGGCCATCCCCCCATAGACAAACGGCTTCCAGTTCAGGTTTGCCATTTCTGTTGCGGCCCCTTCGGCTTGATGGAGTCCTACTAAAAACAGCAGAAAGCCAAAATAGGAGCAAATCAGCTGTTTTAATCTCACATTGTACAACATAGCGCTACCCGTCTGTGTTCCAGCCAGTCCTGTCAGACGCATAGACAAATGTGGACCGGAATAAGACGAACCGCATTAAGGATTCATTGCAAGCGCCATAGGAAATTTGCCGAAATCCTATTGGTTGTACACGCTGTCAATAATTTTATCGGCGATGCCGATTAGTCGAAATGATTTGATGCTCCGCCTACTTCCGCCGCCAAGGAGGTTGAGTGACAGAATGTAGCGGCTCGCCTATTTTGATCAAACCGTGTAACATTTTACTTTAAAGGTTAACATTAccgtttaaaattaaaaagattaaCTTTAGAGTATAGCCATCAAACTCACGAATATAAACACGACGTGTCTAGGTTGTTGACTTAGCATGAAAGATCGCTGTTCTTGGTTCCGTATCAAAGATCTAACGGCTTCCAACAGTTAGCCAGGTAGAGCAGAACTCTTCTTACCATTATAAAGTACAAAACTGAGTAATCACGTAATTCTAGTCAATACCGCCTCGCGAGCTCACATACCTGAGGGCTTGGTGCTTCAGTCacctctgttattttattttggattccATCGTCTTGAACATATTTAGTATTATTGTACTTTTCGCAGTCAAACTCCAGGAGCGCACATACGGCATTCAGTTCCCCATCATGTGTCACTACAGGAACTCAATTGACGCTACCGGAAGTTCCCGCCCAGTTTGAAAGAGACTATACTCCCCCACCCCTCCCCTTTTCAATGTCACCCTGCCActcaagaaaagaaaatgtgagtggacCTTCATGTAATACTCCTTATAAACTCACTATAATAGGCTATGTTTTCATTTATGCAGTAATTTGTATTGGCTCACGAAAAATAACAACATTCAAAAATCAaacaatatttagtatttttatttcattttcaactTTACACATTTTTTACAATTCAGTAGTAGTCAGCATTCTGTTCCTtccccataaaataaaaaaataaaatatgttttgtgaaAAACTACAGTTTAAATACAGTGTAaatgttaaaagttttatttaaaactgtgAACTCTTCAGTCACTGAACTCAAAACCTATGTAAATACTGCATAGATAATGTCTTAGTCATTTCATCATCCGTGTACAACTTTGCTCTGTTTATTCAGATCATGAGTTAAGTTTTGATATGGCATATCACATGTTGTAATGCAAGCAACATTTGTCCATCTCTAACAAGAGCGTGCAACTACAAATACACACCAGCATCATTTGCAATGAACACCTCAACCTGCAAAAAGATCGCATAAAGTGGCGTTGTAAATCTTTCTCATAActtttttaatgcatctttatgGACCATAACTTTGAACACCCAAACTCATTGTAAACAAGATGCACCTTTTAATGATGTTGGGGAATATTGTTTAAAGTTTTCACTCTCAAATGACCACAGTTTTATATCAGTAACGCTGATCTGGTGATAAGCAGTCTGTAGATGACCGTTGTGGTTTCACCTTCCCTCTAGTTTGAGGCAGATGTGATGTTACAGAGTGGTGCGTAGGAGCCTCATCACACGCTGGTACAGCTGCTGAACAACTGATACCAGATTCCTGCAACACAAAAAAGATGCTCAATTGAAAGATTAAGAACTTTGTGATATATCCTGATGTAAAAATGCTGCTTGATATTAACAATTAATCTGTTATCttaagaacacactggtttgtactgAAAACCTTTACCATTTACATCACGTTGTTATTCTACCTGTTATTTTCCTATAGCGGCTAATTAAACGGAAGTCTCATCCATAGGCTTATATCCGCGTtgaagaaaaaggtggataggGATAATAAAAattgttgtcatttactcactctcaaattgcaaattgttgtttttgtgcAAACAACTGAAACGATCTTGAAAACTCATTTGtaattctcatttgtaagttgctttggacaaaagtagcagctaaatgaataaatgtaaatgttcaaaataacttattttatgttcTGTCACTTTAATTTACTGACTATTAAGAttaggggccctatcttgcacccagcgcaattgactttgtacaccgacgcatgtgtcattcctattttgcacccgcgcaaagcgcgcttttccctccacagacgCACGttgctaaactagtgaatgaacttgcgctccctgggcggttcagcgcaaaaaaggaggcgtgttccggcgcaaacaatccctggtgctattttcctgttccattaaacaattgcgccactgaccagaaaaaacctagtctaaagtcagtggcgcgttacGCGTTGTTCCTTATGCTATTttaggggcgcatgcttgaccataatgtatagcgtgcacaacgcgcatacactttgctcatgtaatctacacagatgcaacaattatttttgcaaatcataaattgttacactaaaaaaatattaacacttgagatgacggaaatcattgtggtgtgccacgaagatgtgaaaaaataggcataaatctagcttacaaattattcaggctaattgtagtaattaaggatcagacctgtttgaggtcatatatgtatataaggacatctgacaaattggtttgtccgtcaggaaccaggaaaaaaaatcgatgaaacaattgtggctatttcctcccacgcctgtttaaccgacgctattttgggtgggtttctcccatccccatacaacacaacttctctgtctttcactgctcttacaagaacatcagtctcctcggctgtgaaccgctcctggcgtgcgcctggtaaatacgccataataatagcaatccataatggaacttgcgcacctgcttttaaagggaatgttggatgaccctctgattggtttatttcacgttacgcccaaaccacacctatgaataatgaagctacttcagaccaacccattttagatttgcgccgggcgcaagagccatttatcccgccgggaaaatagcaacagcgccgagacccgcccacaaacttacttgcgcttcgcgctttgacacttgcgtttcagatcgttaaaatagggccctagatCTTTTAATAGTTTCTGTTCCCATTAAGGTTTTTCTATAAACGCCTTTCATGATAAAATCGGAGACGTCATGACCTTGCTCACACCCCTTATACAAACAAGAGGATCCGATATCCTGGCAAAAATTCAGGAACATATGGATCGGTATGGTAGCTGGTATTGGAATTTAGTATAAAGTAATATGTTTAAGATCAAAAAgcaaacaatcaaaaacaacatataatatataaatcccAAATCCAAATGTCCCCTGAAACCTACAGACTaacttaaaaaatacataaaaatacactaCTTGAGTTGAATCTTGAAAATCATAGTTTAAAAAGTTGCACATTTTGAACTTTTCTTTGATGTGTTAACCAAAAACTCACCGGGCACCATTTGACACGCAGTTGTTTCTGTCCGGGTGAAGGCAGAAGAGTGATGCCAAACAGTACGCACAGCACAGCAACATGGAAAGTAGTCTTCGCTTTAAAGACATATTCTGCCCAGTGCTCTAAACCACCTGGAGAAGTGTTAGTATTCCTTTCAGAGTGCCCAAGATATCCCTTATTTAGGCAGTTCAAGGTAAAGATGGGCTGTGATGTCAAATTTAGGGGTCCAGGAGCTTTCTGTGGCCAGAGTGTAGCAGTGGGCACAACAACTGCTGACCACAATCCACTTTCAATAGCAGTGAACAGTCTAGTAGGGATGAATAACATTGCCACATTGTTGACCAGTGGGAGTCTGGCTTTATTGTGTAGCACTGTCAGATCTTTCCTCGGTATGGACAACTATGTGCAGATTGTTAAAAACCGGTTGCGTGGTTTCAAGTCCATTGTACTTGAGGGCTTTGACTCATTCCCATGACTCCAGAGAGAAGTTGAAGAGGTTGCTGCATAAACTGATTTGTCTTGGTCCCAAAATATATCAGTATTTGTTCATTGACCCTGACTCCAATGATGTAAAAGGGTTTGAATATGGTAAGCATTTATTCACCCGCGAGTGCTTCTGTTTATTTAGAGTTTGTTCACTCATGAGCAATCACAGTCATCCTGTTAGCGTCCACCCACCTCCCAGCCCTCTCTCCAAACCCAACCCGCTCTTTACGTCTATCAGTTTCCTTTCCCCCTTTGAGGTTTTCCAAAGTTAGTAGACTGACTCCATGCTGATAGAAAAACATCTGCGGCCAACAAAACAGACACTGGCACATCAGCCCATTTGAAATGgaagaatttatttttttgccttcaTCCTAAAGCCGAATCTGAAAGATGCACTGAGGGATGCAAGAATGACTACTCGCTTGGAATCCATCTTCTTGTCGTCTTTTCCACAGTTGGAATATGTTCTCTGTTGAATTTATCAGACTTTTTCACTGTGATGAGAATGGATTTCATGAGACAAGAGTTCATCGGCTCTTATCACTTTTTCAGGCAAGGAACGGTCTTAAACTTATGAGAAGTATCCTGAGAACATTTCTTTATGAAAAATCAAGGATAAAGATTTCATCAAAAGATCAGCGTTTCTTGCACTTCGGAAGAGTTAAGTTGTAATTTCAAAATAATGGTGATTCCATGGCTATAGCCGCTTCCAGTAGGAAGTATGCTCTGATGGGAACTGGATGGCAGCCAAACAGAACAAGGGGCAGACAAACAAAACTACAGAAGCAGTTTCTTCATCTGAGAAATGTAAATCTACATCTCAGTGTCCTTTTTTCATCACGAAACCATCAGGTTCTGTTTAAATTCTAATCAAAATTGATGCAACAATGATCGCTTTCAATGAGACTTCAATGGAAACCATGAGGGAGAACTACGTAGTGACAGCACCCAGTCCAGAGCTCACAACCCCTGCTGTGATAGAAAGAGAGGTAGTGGCCATGGGCTGTATTCTTAGTGCGGTATCCATTTTGATCATCTCCACCAACCTTTTAGTCGTTATTGCCCTGGTTCTCCTCATCCGCAAGAGGGGCTGCCAGAGCTGGTGTTTTGTCTTAAACCTATCAATAGCGGACATCTTGGTTGGCGTGGCTATCACTGGCATTGCCACCGATGCTCTCGAAGGAACGACGGCCTCCATGGAGAAGGGCATTTGTTTGTTGCGCATGACCTTTATCATGGCACCCTCTGCAGCCTCCATCTTAACCATGTTCTTGATCTCACTGGACCGCTATGTAGCTATAAAGTTACCCCTGCGCTATTCGCAGTTAATGAGCGGTAAGATGATTGTTGTGGCTCTGGTTCCCGTCTGGATCATCTCGATGACTGTGGGATTTTTACCCATCATTTTGAAACCGTTGCAGAAGGAAGGTTATCACAAAGTCTGCACGTTCTTCTCCGTCATAGAGCCAAAGAGCATCATTGTGGTCttctgcctttttttctttccaaTACTCTCAGTCTTCATCTATTTTTACATGGACATTCTGAAGATTGCCTGTGGCCATCAGAAGCGCATCCGTGCCCAGCAAGCAGGTTCACGCATTCTGACATCTAGCCGTTACTGGGGCCACGTAAAAGCTCTGCGGACTATTGCCGTGCTGATTGGTTGCTTCACGCTCTGCTGGTGCCCcttttttgtggtcagtattGTGCAGGTATCATGTCCAGCCTGTGAACTTTATGACTTTTTGGAGAACCACCTGTGGCTGCTGGGGCTCTCAAACTCTCTAATAAATCCCCTTGTTTATGCTTGCTGGCAGCGGGAAGTGAGAAGCCAGATCGGTGAGATCTTCGCTCATATTAAAGTCAGGTTGTGTTGTGTGACACACTCTGAGACGGCAGACAGATGCCCCACAGACCACCCGATTGTCAGTCAGGCAGTAAGGTTTCATGACAAGATGCTAT is a genomic window containing:
- the LOC113038343 gene encoding kidney mitochondrial carrier protein 1-like isoform X1 translates to MRLTGLAGTQTGSAMLYNVRLKQLICSYFGFLLFLVGLHQAEGAATEMANLNWKPFVYGGMASIVAEFGTFPIDLTKTRLQVQGQTHCMEVRYRGMFHALFRIGREEGIRAWYSGISPALLRQASYGTIKIGTYNTLKKLFVSRPEDETMVINVFCGVVSGVLSSSLANPTDVLKIRMQAQGSLLQGSMMSNFINIYQTEGTRGLWRGVIPTAQRAAIVVGVELPVYDITKKHLIGSGLMGDTVLTHFISSFTCGLAGALASNPVDVVRTRMMNQRVLAGNPLYKGTLDGLMQTWKNEGFFALYKGFWPNWLRLGPWNIIFFITFEQLKKLPL
- the gpr119 gene encoding glucose-dependent insulinotropic receptor, yielding MIAFNETSMETMRENYVVTAPSPELTTPAVIEREVVAMGCILSAVSILIISTNLLVVIALVLLIRKRGCQSWCFVLNLSIADILVGVAITGIATDALEGTTASMEKGICLLRMTFIMAPSAASILTMFLISLDRYVAIKLPLRYSQLMSGKMIVVALVPVWIISMTVGFLPIILKPLQKEGYHKVCTFFSVIEPKSIIVVFCLFFFPILSVFIYFYMDILKIACGHQKRIRAQQAGSRILTSSRYWGHVKALRTIAVLIGCFTLCWCPFFVVSIVQVSCPACELYDFLENHLWLLGLSNSLINPLVYACWQREVRSQIGEIFAHIKVRLCCVTHSETADRCPTDHPIVSQAVRFHDKMLSTPLNYNRSVTIPEQHPENICNR
- the LOC113038343 gene encoding brain mitochondrial carrier protein 1-like isoform X2, whose protein sequence is MANLNWKPFVYGGMASIVAEFGTFPIDLTKTRLQVQGQTHCMEVRYRGMFHALFRIGREEGIRAWYSGISPALLRQASYGTIKIGTYNTLKKLFVSRPEDETMVINVFCGVVSGVLSSSLANPTDVLKIRMQAQGSLLQGSMMSNFINIYQTEGTRGLWRGVIPTAQRAAIVVGVELPVYDITKKHLIGSGLMGDTVLTHFISSFTCGLAGALASNPVDVVRTRMMNQRVLAGNPLYKGTLDGLMQTWKNEGFFALYKGFWPNWLRLGPWNIIFFITFEQLKKLPL